The Tautonia marina genomic interval AAGGGTCGAGGCCGTAGTGCCCATCCCCTCGAAATCCTTGTTGGCCGTGGCCTTGGTGTGAATGATCTTGGCGACCTCGCGATAGGCTCGGGTTAGCCCCTCGGCCGGGCTGTCGATCTTCAGCTTCGCGAAGTTGTGGGGAATGTTATCGCAGGCGAGCTTGCTGGCCAGCTCTCCCGCGGCATGCGCCCCCATGCCATCGGCAACCATGAAGACATGACCGCGTTTCTTCCAGGTTTCGACCGTCTTGGCGCGGACGATCGCGTGGCTGTCCTGGTTATTCGCCCGACGCATTCCTGTGTCGGTCGCCGCGGCATCGATAATGATCTCTTGCCAGTTCACGACCGGCTCCCGCTGATTCGTCGATCGTACTCTGCCGGTCGGTAGCAGCGCCTCGATCGAAGGGGGCGTACTCCTTGGACACAATCAACCCTGACGCAACGACCATCCAGCCCCGAGGCACAGGTCACACGATCATGATCGCCCGCGACCATTGAGACGATCTTACCGACCGATCCTGCCGCTCAATAGACCCCAGACGACCTGAATCGGACGGATTTCCATCCGATCACGAGAGGATTGCTTCTCCTTCAGGGTAACGCGTCTGATGGTAGGCACGAAAGATTACTTCGACTAAGGTGGAATTGTGACTGACCTGGGACCCGGGAAGTTTCCCCGTCCTCCAGCCCCGAGCAAACCCGGCCCCGCACCCGAGACCCGATCCGGCATGACTCCCTTCTCCCGGCCTCCCGAGATCGCCTTTCAGAAGCAAACGCTGTCAAACGGTCTCGATGTCATCGTTCGTCGAGACCCTCGCCTCCCGATCGTGGCCGTGAACCTCTGGTATCACGTTGGCTCAAAAAACGAACGGCACGGCCAGCGCGGCTTCGCTCATCTGTTCGAGCATTTGATGTTCGAAGGCTCGCAGCATTTCCCCGGCGATTTCTTCAAACCGCTCCAGCCCAAGGGAGCTTACGTTAACGGCTCGACCTCTCCCGACCGCACCAACTACATCATCGACCTGCCGACCGCGCACCTGGAACTGGCCCTGGCGATGGAATCGGACCGCATGGGCCATCTGCTCGCGGCCCTCAGTGAGGAGAAGCTGGAGATCCAGAAAGGGGTCGTCCAGAACGAATACCGCCAGAACTACGCGAACCGCCCTTACGGCAGCGTCTCTCGCGTCTTGCCTGAAGCCCTCTATCCCCCCGATCACCCGTACCACTGGCCGACCATCGGCGCCATGGAAGACGTGGCCGCGGCCTCGTTGACTCAGGTGGAATCGTTCTTCCGCCGGTTCTATGTCCCCAGCAACGCCAGTTTTTGTCTCGTCGGCGATCTGGACGAGGACCGCGCCTTTGCACTCGCCGAACGCTACTTCGACCCGATTCCGGGGGGCGTTCCCGCGATGCGACCGCCTGTTCCCGAGGTCACCTCGCCTCCGGCCGACCCGATCCTCTTGCGCGATCGGGTGGAACTGAACCGCCTCTACCTGACCTGGCACACCGTTCCGCAGTTTCACCCCGACGACGCCCCGCTCGGCCTCGCCGCCGACATCCTGGCCCGAGGGCGGTCCAGTCGGCTCTACCGCCGGCTTGTCCTCGACCAGCAGATCGCCCAGAACGTTTCGGTTTACCAATCCGGTCGCGAGCTGGCCGGAACCTTCGGGATCATGGTCACGCTCCGACCGGGTCAATCCTGGGAGGTTGCCCGCGATCTGATCGACGCCGAACTGGCCGGCCTCGCCCGGCAGGTCGATCCCGACGAACTTCACCGTGCCCAGACGGGAAGGCTAGGCGCCTTGATCTATGCCCTGGAGTCGCTCGGTGGCTTCGGGGGCGTGGCCGATCGCCTGAACGCCTATAACATTTACCTCGGCGATCCGGAACGCATCACCTCCGATTTCGATCGCTTCGCTCAGGTCACCCCCGACCAGATCTCCGAGGTCGTTCGGCGATGGATCGCCGGAGAAGTCGGGACAACCGCCCCTCGGGTCGAGCTGGTCGTCCTCGGCCGCTCCGGGTCCCCCGCTCCCGAGCCGCTGAATCGTGCCCAGGCTCCGGCCGCGGCAACCCCTGTCCCGTTCCGTGCCCCGATTCCCGAGCGATTGACCCTCCGATGCGGGGCCGAGCTCTGGGCGATCGCTCGACGCGATCTCCCGGTCGTCACCGCCAGCCTCGCCGTTCCCGGAGGAGCAGGGGTTGTCGCTCCCGACCGGGCCGGACTGGCCAGCCTGACCGCCGCGATGCTCGACGAGGGAACGACAACGCGATCGGCCGTCGACCTGGCAATCGAGGCCGAATCCATCGCGACCAGCCTCTGGGCCTCGGCCGGTTGGGATGGCTCGTACGTTGGCCTGCGATGCCTGACCTCAAACCTCGATGCCAGCCTCAACCTGGCAATCGACATCCTTCGCAATCCGACCTTTCCCGAAGCAGAGTGGAACCGCATCCAGAACCAGTCGCTCGCCGCGCTTCGAGCCCGTCGCGACCGGGCAGAGACGGTTGCGGCCCTCACGCTGCTTCGAGCCCTCTATGAGGCCGATCACCCCTATCAAGTTCCGGCCGACGGAACGCCCAGCTCCGTCGAGCGGCTTGATCGTGAGCGGCTTCGGCAATTTCACGCCGAGCGTTATCTCCCGGCCGGATCGGCCTGGATCGTCGCGGGAGACATCGATCCGCAGGCAATTGCCCGGCAGCTTGACGATCGACTCGGCGACTGGTCCGGGACCGCTCCCGAGCCGATTCCGCCGATCGCTCCGGCCTCAGCCTCCCGCCGTCGGATTATCCTGGTCCACCGGCCCGACGCTCCCCAGTCGAACGTTCGGGTCGGGCAGATCGGCCTGCATCGTCGCGAAGAGGATTATCTCGATGCCATCGTCCTGAACCAGATCCTCGGCGGCCAGTTCTCGTCTCGGCTCAACGAATCGCTCCGCGAACAACGGGGGATGACCTACGGGGTTCGAAGCGCCTTCGATGCCCGTCGAGGGGCCGGGCCCTTCACCGTCTCGGCGGCCGTCCAAAGTGATCGGGCCGCCGAGGCAGTCGAGGAAATCGTCCGGGAGATCGAGCTGTTGCTCGGCGACCGCCCCCCTTCGGATCGAGAGCTGGACGACGCGAAGCGGAGCCTCCTGGAAGGACACGCCCGGCACTTCGAAACCCCTTCGGACCTCGTCTCCCGCTTTGCCAGTCTGTTCCTGCACGGTTTCCCGGCCGACCACCACGCCCGGTTTGCGGAACGCCTGGCCGCCGTCAGCCTCGACTCGATGGCTCAGGCCGCCGCTCGTCGCCTTCGTCCGGAAGGCTTGGTAGCGGTCGTGGTGGCCGACGCCGACGACGTGCTCAAACCGCTCGAAGCCCTGGGCTGGGGGCCGGTCGAGCGAATTGACGTGTCCGAATGAAACGGCGTCTGATGGCGTCCGTTCGTTGGGGGCCATTTGTGGTCGCGAGGCTCACGCTCGAACGACTCCCTGGTCCCGTGCGCTACAATGGATCAGCCACGATCGAGGGTTCCTGCATCTTCAACTGACCGGAGCGAGCGATGCCGACCCGTTCCAAGCGGTTTCGACCGCTCCGCCGAACCCGGATCGCCTTGCGTCGGGCTATCCTCCGTCTCGATCAAAACCCGCCTGCCTGGACCCGGAATCTCACGCCCTGGTCGGCCAGCCTGATCACCCACCTGATCCTGATTATCCTGATCGCCATTCTCGCCTTCCTGAATCCCGTGGCCAACCAGGACGACGGCGACCCCGGATTCCAGGCCAGGATGGCGGATCAGCTCACCGATGATCTGACGACCCTCGACACCCTCGACCAATCCGGCGATCCCTTCACCCGGCTCGACGACCCGACCCCTTCGCTCCCGATCGATCCAACTGCGATCGATCCCGAGG includes:
- a CDS encoding M16 family metallopeptidase, producing MTPFSRPPEIAFQKQTLSNGLDVIVRRDPRLPIVAVNLWYHVGSKNERHGQRGFAHLFEHLMFEGSQHFPGDFFKPLQPKGAYVNGSTSPDRTNYIIDLPTAHLELALAMESDRMGHLLAALSEEKLEIQKGVVQNEYRQNYANRPYGSVSRVLPEALYPPDHPYHWPTIGAMEDVAAASLTQVESFFRRFYVPSNASFCLVGDLDEDRAFALAERYFDPIPGGVPAMRPPVPEVTSPPADPILLRDRVELNRLYLTWHTVPQFHPDDAPLGLAADILARGRSSRLYRRLVLDQQIAQNVSVYQSGRELAGTFGIMVTLRPGQSWEVARDLIDAELAGLARQVDPDELHRAQTGRLGALIYALESLGGFGGVADRLNAYNIYLGDPERITSDFDRFAQVTPDQISEVVRRWIAGEVGTTAPRVELVVLGRSGSPAPEPLNRAQAPAAATPVPFRAPIPERLTLRCGAELWAIARRDLPVVTASLAVPGGAGVVAPDRAGLASLTAAMLDEGTTTRSAVDLAIEAESIATSLWASAGWDGSYVGLRCLTSNLDASLNLAIDILRNPTFPEAEWNRIQNQSLAALRARRDRAETVAALTLLRALYEADHPYQVPADGTPSSVERLDRERLRQFHAERYLPAGSAWIVAGDIDPQAIARQLDDRLGDWSGTAPEPIPPIAPASASRRRIILVHRPDAPQSNVRVGQIGLHRREEDYLDAIVLNQILGGQFSSRLNESLREQRGMTYGVRSAFDARRGAGPFTVSAAVQSDRAAEAVEEIVREIELLLGDRPPSDRELDDAKRSLLEGHARHFETPSDLVSRFASLFLHGFPADHHARFAERLAAVSLDSMAQAAARRLRPEGLVAVVVADADDVLKPLEALGWGPVERIDVSE